The proteins below come from a single Lactobacillus johnsonii genomic window:
- the rpsJ gene encoding 30S ribosomal protein S10: MASQQIRIRLKSYEHGILDESAAKIVATAERTGAQISGPVPLPTERTLFTVLRSPHKNKDSREQFEIRTHKRLIDILNPTPKTVDSLMKLDLPSGVDIEIKL; encoded by the coding sequence ATGGCAAGTCAACAAATTCGTATTAGATTAAAGTCATACGAACATGGTATTCTCGATGAATCAGCTGCTAAGATTGTAGCTACTGCTGAAAGAACAGGCGCACAAATTTCTGGTCCTGTTCCACTACCTACGGAAAGAACTTTATTCACTGTTTTACGTTCACCACACAAGAACAAGGATTCACGTGAACAATTTGAAATCCGTACACACAAGCGTTTAATTGATATTTTGAATCCAACACCTAAGACTGTTGATTCATTAATGAAGCTTGATTTACCAAGCGGCGTTGATATCGAGATTAAATTATAA
- the rplC gene encoding 50S ribosomal protein L3 — protein sequence MTKGILGRKVGMTQIFTKNGILVPVTVIEATPNVVLQVKTNESDGYEAVQVGYQDMREVLSNKPAKGHAAKAKTSPKRFIREIRDVELKDYEVGSEITVDSFSEGDVVDVTGTTRGHGTQGNIKRWGQSRGPETHGSRYHRIPGSMGSIINRVPKGKKLPGHMGGKKVTVQNLVIEKVVPEKNVLLIKGNVPGAKNSLIFVKSAAKAAK from the coding sequence ATGACCAAAGGAATCTTAGGAAGAAAGGTCGGTATGACTCAAATCTTCACTAAAAACGGTATTTTGGTTCCTGTAACTGTTATCGAAGCAACCCCTAACGTTGTTTTACAAGTTAAAACTAACGAATCAGACGGTTACGAAGCAGTTCAAGTAGGTTACCAAGATATGCGTGAAGTATTGAGCAACAAACCTGCCAAAGGTCATGCTGCAAAAGCAAAGACTTCACCTAAGCGCTTCATTCGGGAAATCCGCGATGTCGAGCTTAAGGACTACGAAGTCGGCTCAGAAATCACGGTGGACTCATTTAGTGAAGGTGACGTAGTTGACGTTACTGGAACTACAAGAGGTCATGGTACTCAAGGTAACATCAAGCGTTGGGGCCAATCAAGAGGTCCAGAAACCCACGGTTCAAGATACCACAGAATCCCAGGTTCAATGGGTTCAATCATTAACCGTGTACCTAAGGGTAAAAAGTTACCTGGTCACATGGGTGGCAAGAAAGTTACCGTACAAAACTTAGTAATTGAAAAAGTTGTACCTGAAAAGAACGTACTTTTAATTAAGGGTAATGTTCCAGGTGCAAAGAACTCATTAATTTTTGTAAAATCTGCTGCTAAAGCTGCTAAATAG
- the rplD gene encoding 50S ribosomal protein L4 — translation MANLEIIDQKGKSAGNVDLNEEIFGIEPNESVVFDAIIRQRAGKRQGTSAVKNRSAVRGGGKKPWRQKGTGRARQGSIRAPQWRGGGTVFGPTPRSYKMDMPRKARRLAMKSVLSQKVADNDLIILDQLTLEAPKTKELKAILDNANVSGKVLVVSDDKNVQLSGKNLPKVKVVPVNGLNVVDAVDYQKLVLTQDAIKRIEEVLA, via the coding sequence ATGGCTAATTTAGAAATTATCGATCAAAAAGGTAAGTCTGCAGGTAATGTAGATTTAAATGAAGAAATCTTCGGTATTGAACCTAATGAAAGTGTTGTTTTTGATGCTATCATTAGACAAAGAGCTGGTAAGCGTCAAGGTACTTCTGCTGTAAAGAACAGATCAGCTGTTCGTGGCGGTGGTAAGAAGCCTTGGAGACAAAAAGGTACTGGTCGTGCTCGTCAAGGTTCTATTAGAGCTCCACAATGGCGTGGTGGTGGTACTGTATTTGGCCCAACTCCTCGTTCATACAAGATGGATATGCCTCGTAAAGCACGTCGTTTAGCTATGAAGTCAGTTCTTTCCCAAAAAGTTGCTGACAATGATCTAATCATTCTTGATCAATTAACTTTAGAAGCACCTAAGACTAAAGAATTAAAAGCTATCTTAGATAATGCTAATGTTTCTGGTAAGGTTTTAGTTGTGTCTGATGATAAGAATGTTCAATTATCAGGTAAGAACCTTCCAAAAGTGAAAGTTGTACCTGTTAATGGCTTAAATGTTGTTGATGCGGTTGACTACCAAAAACTTGTATTAACTCAAGACGCTATTAAGAGAATTGAGGAGGTTTTGGCATAA
- the rplW gene encoding 50S ribosomal protein L23, with protein sequence MDARDIILRPVVTEKSMNLMDDKKYTFDVLVSATKTQVRNAIEEIFDVKVKNVNIMNVRGKEKRVGRYTGKTARRRKAIVTLTEDSNDIKIFNDNKEN encoded by the coding sequence ATGGATGCACGTGATATCATCTTACGGCCTGTAGTTACCGAAAAATCCATGAACTTAATGGATGATAAAAAGTATACTTTTGATGTGCTTGTATCAGCTACCAAGACTCAAGTTCGTAATGCAATCGAAGAAATTTTTGATGTAAAAGTTAAAAATGTTAACATTATGAACGTTCGCGGTAAAGAAAAGAGAGTTGGTCGTTACACTGGTAAGACTGCTCGCCGTAGAAAAGCAATCGTTACTTTAACTGAAGATTCTAATGACATTAAGATCTTCAATGATAATAAAGAAAATTAG
- the rplB gene encoding 50S ribosomal protein L2, which yields MAIIKYKPTTNGRRNMTSSDFAEITKKKPEKTLLESQSHTAGRNSYGHITVRHRGGGHKQKYRIIDFKRNKDDVKAVVKAIEYDPNRTANIALLHYTDGIKAYILAPKGLKVGAVVESGPDADIKPGNALPLSAIPAGTEIHNIELKPGKGGQLVRSAGTVAQVLGNDGKYTLVRLQSGEVRKILSTCRATIGSVGNEQHSLIQLGKAGRSRWLGKRPQSRGSVMNPNDHPHGGGEGKAPVGRPQPMTPWGKKSRGIKTRNSKARSEKLIIRHRKGNK from the coding sequence TTGGCAATTATCAAATATAAGCCAACTACAAACGGCAGACGTAATATGACTTCTTCCGACTTTGCTGAAATTACCAAGAAAAAGCCTGAAAAGACTTTACTTGAATCTCAAAGTCATACTGCTGGTCGTAACTCATACGGTCATATTACTGTTAGACACCGTGGTGGTGGTCACAAACAAAAATACCGTATCATTGACTTCAAGCGTAACAAGGATGATGTAAAAGCAGTTGTTAAGGCTATCGAATACGATCCAAACAGAACTGCTAATATCGCTCTTCTTCACTACACTGATGGTATTAAAGCTTACATTTTAGCACCTAAGGGTCTAAAAGTTGGTGCTGTTGTTGAATCTGGTCCAGATGCTGATATTAAGCCAGGTAATGCATTACCATTATCTGCTATTCCAGCTGGTACTGAAATTCACAATATTGAATTAAAGCCTGGTAAAGGTGGACAATTAGTAAGAAGTGCTGGTACTGTTGCACAAGTTCTTGGTAATGATGGTAAGTATACTTTAGTTAGACTTCAAAGTGGTGAAGTTCGTAAGATTTTATCAACTTGCCGTGCTACTATCGGTTCTGTTGGTAATGAACAACACTCATTAATTCAATTAGGTAAAGCTGGTCGTAGTCGTTGGTTGGGTAAACGTCCACAATCTCGTGGTTCCGTAATGAACCCTAACGATCACCCACATGGTGGTGGTGAAGGTAAGGCTCCAGTTGGTCGTCCACAACCTATGACTCCATGGGGTAAGAAGTCTCGTGGTATTAAGACTAGAAACTCTAAGGCTAGAAGTGAAAAACTTATTATTCGTCACCGTAAAGGTAACAAATAA
- the rpsS gene encoding 30S ribosomal protein S19, which translates to MSRSIKKGPFADASLLKKIEAQEGSEKKQVIKTWSRRSTIFPSFVGFTIAVYDGRKHVPVYITEDMVGHKLGEFVPTRTFRGHKVADKATTTVGK; encoded by the coding sequence ATGAGCCGTAGTATTAAAAAAGGTCCTTTTGCTGATGCAAGCCTTTTAAAGAAGATCGAAGCCCAAGAAGGTTCCGAAAAGAAACAAGTAATTAAAACATGGTCTCGTCGTTCAACTATTTTCCCTTCCTTTGTTGGTTTCACAATAGCTGTTTACGATGGAAGAAAACATGTGCCAGTATACATTACTGAAGATATGGTTGGTCATAAGTTAGGTGAATTCGTACCTACTAGAACTTTCCGCGGTCACAAGGTCGCTGATAAGGCCACTACTACAGTAGGTAAATAA
- the rplV gene encoding 50S ribosomal protein L22 encodes MAEQISSAKAEARTVRIAPRKARLVVDLIRGKSVAEALAILQFTPRAASPIVEKVLKSAIANAEHNYDLESANLYVSEAYVNEGATLKRFRPRAKGMASPINKRTSHVVVVVSEKND; translated from the coding sequence ATGGCAGAACAAATTAGTTCAGCTAAAGCTGAAGCAAGAACAGTTCGCATCGCTCCTAGAAAAGCCCGTTTGGTAGTAGACCTTATTCGTGGAAAGAGTGTTGCTGAAGCTCTCGCAATCTTACAATTTACGCCAAGAGCTGCTTCCCCAATCGTTGAAAAAGTATTGAAGTCAGCTATTGCAAATGCTGAACACAACTACGATCTTGAAAGTGCAAACCTTTACGTATCAGAAGCATACGTTAACGAAGGTGCAACTTTAAAGAGATTCCGTCCACGTGCTAAGGGTATGGCTTCTCCAATTAATAAGAGAACCAGCCACGTAGTAGTTGTAGTATCTGAGAAGAACGATTAA